AACCACCGACGCATACGCATTTGTTGAAACCTCAGCTAAGTATCAAGCTGCATCCCTGTAGCATCCCTCGCAAGATCCTCGGCAAGCCTTCCAGATCCAGATTTGCCTGCATCTCCCACAAGGGCAGGAGGTTGGGGGGGAACGCCTCGCCGCCCGAGATGCTTCTCGGGGGGCATCAACAATATTCGGCACCTGATCACCTCCTTGAATCACCCACTAAAAACCCGGAGGAGCCATTTTTACTATGATTCGCCCCAGGCCTCACAGCCATTCGGATACGCTTGAGAATGCCTTTTACCAATGCCTCCTTACGAACTGTAAAACCCCGCGATTGATGCGGGCTAACACAAACACCGGATAGTGCCTGGCTAGGGCTATGAAGCTTTTAGTGCGGTGAAGTATTGGTGTGGCTTTGCAGGAATGGTCCCTTTCGGACTCAGCTTGAGTACTAATCCTCCCCAATTGATATAGTTCGTTGTATTCGTGATTTCTTTTTGCGACTCAATTCGGAACCTCGAGCCAAGGACTTTCAACACCGGTCCGGGCTCTGCCATGTCCAGTACCTCGTAATTGCCCAATTTAACGCGTCCCAATTCAACGTAGAAGACCCCATTCGGCAAAAGAACACGGTTGACCTCATCCAGGAACCGCTCCAGATCGAACACATGGTCAATGGCATTTGTGAAAGCGAAATCGAACGATTGATTTGGAAAGGGTATGTGGTGAAAATCTCCGTAAACAACATGGCTATTCTTAGGGCCCGGCTCCAAATCAATGCCAATGGCGAGCGCGCCGAGCGACTTAAACGCCCTGACTTCTCCCCCCAATCGGGCACCCAGGCAAATTACTCTTTTTCCCTTGAACACATCAATCTGCCTGTAGCGGTTTGTGACAATCTGCTCGTATTGCTGATCGCTGTTGCGTAGAGTGGCGCCGACCTTGGTCAGCTTCTCCGCTTGATGCGAAAGGTATTGGTCATAGCTGTCGTACCAGCGGCGTGTGACACCGAGTTGCGGGTCGACAACGTATCTGGGCAGCTGTTCTATGTTATTACTAGAATCCGCTCCCCGCCTCACAGCCTTTCGCATTCGCTTGAGAATGCCTTTCACCAGGGGCCTCCTGACGAAGCGCAGAAACCCATGCCTGATGCGGGCTAAGGCCAGAACCGCATAGTGCCTGGCTAGGGCAATCAGGCTGTTCGTGCGGTGACGTATTGATGTGGCCGTGGCAGGAATGGTCCCTTTCGGACTCAACTTGAGTAGGCATGCCAGCCCTGTAGACCCATATAGGATGTTCAGGTACAGGCTGTCTTCATTAGCGTAGAAGAAGGACTTTACGAACTTGTGAATCTGGTCCCAAGCTATCTCTGCCTCAAAATTATCCTTCCTGTTGCCTTTCCTATAGGGGTGGGAATCAACATCATCCAGGAAAATCCACGAGCCGGCATTCAGGTAGGGATACCAGCCGGTAAGCTCCTTTTCCACATGTGCACGCGCGTGCAGGCTATCAATGTAGAGTATATCGATGCCGCGTTCCAAATGAGGCGCCTTCGAGAGGATATACCCGACGTTGGTGCTGTCGGACCGGACGAACTGCCATCTGGGGGAGGATGATATGTCCGAACAGTCTGCAATGTCGACGGATACCAATGTTCCATCCTTTTCTTCACACGCTTGGAGGAACATTGTAGTCGACGCTCCCCGATCCGTACCGAGTTCCAGCACCACTGGTCTAGTTTTCTCTACAGTTTTCCGGTACATCCACATCAACTGCGTGACGACTTTGCCCGCTAGACCCGGGGCATTCTCAGCCAAGGAGTACTCGTCAAAGTTGTGGTATTTGGTTTTGATGGATGTAGTAGTGGTCATCACTTAGCCGCCAAACACCCGGTGCGAATTGGCATGTTCCACCATCGCAATAAGGATGTCCCATACGGACGGAAAGTACTGTCCCCTCCCGCGTTCCTCCTCAACCCTCTTCAATGCACGCTCGCCGTTGTAGACAAACATTACTACACTGGATTCAGGGATACAACTCCTCATAGATATAGTTGATATGTGGGTAGAATTATAAGTAATATTAAAGAAGCCGATTCTATTATTAAATCTATTCTTAATATAGGCCAGAAATAGATTGGCCCTAATTGCTCTTACTAAAATTCGCCAGCTAATTTTCCGTGTATTTTGGGATAGCA
Above is a window of Thermodesulfobacteriota bacterium DNA encoding:
- a CDS encoding CmcI family methyltransferase, encoding MTTTTSIKTKYHNFDEYSLAENAPGLAGKVVTQLMWMYRKTVEKTRPVVLELGTDRGASTTMFLQACEEKDGTLVSVDIADCSDISSSPRWQFVRSDSTNVGYILSKAPHLERGIDILYIDSLHARAHVEKELTGWYPYLNAGSWIFLDDVDSHPYRKGNRKDNFEAEIAWDQIHKFVKSFFYANEDSLYLNILYGSTGLACLLKLSPKGTIPATATSIRHRTNSLIALARHYAVLALARIRHGFLRFVRRPLVKGILKRMRKAVRRGADSSNNIEQLPRYVVDPQLGVTRRWYDSYDQYLSHQAEKLTKVGATLRNSDQQYEQIVTNRYRQIDVFKGKRVICLGARLGGEVRAFKSLGALAIGIDLEPGPKNSHVVYGDFHHIPFPNQSFDFAFTNAIDHVFDLERFLDEVNRVLLPNGVFYVELGRVKLGNYEVLDMAEPGPVLKVLGSRFRIESQKEITNTTNYINWGGLVLKLSPKGTIPAKPHQYFTALKAS